Proteins encoded within one genomic window of Brassica rapa cultivar Chiifu-401-42 chromosome A09, CAAS_Brap_v3.01, whole genome shotgun sequence:
- the LOC103838348 gene encoding ethylene-responsive transcription factor ERF026: MADHKDPYTEPKPISQASSSSVTIVPAHTCGYSLSESSTCEYSCPLATVSFAAASSTTSSNDNVTLMATTEAGPTPRRKKHPIYRGIRCRSGKWVSEIREPKKTTRVWLGTYTTPEMAAAAYDVAALALKGREAVLNFPESVGSYPLPVSSSAAHIRMAAATAAATVGAEAAAAAANAAVKEGEKEVEEVAEVVGSSAMEFVDEEELLNMHGLLEEMAKGMMVAPPWMGSPPSDDSPENSQEESLWSY; this comes from the coding sequence ATGGCTGACCATAAAGATCCTTACACTGAACCTAAACCTATAAGCCAAGCTTCTTCATCGTCAGTTACTATTGTTCCAGCTCACACGTGCGGTTACAGTCTCTCAGAGTCATCCACGTGTGAATACTCTTGTCCACTTGCTACTGTCTCTTTTGCGGCTGCTTCTTCTACTACAAGTAGTAACGATAATGTCACCTTAATGGCCACTACCGAGGCCGGCCCTACCCCTCGCCGGAAAAAGCATCCGATTTATCGTGGGATCCGTTGCCGGAGCGGAAAATGGGTCTCCGAGATCCGAGAGCCTAAGAAAACGACACGTGTCTGGCTCGGGACTTATACGACGCCTGAGATGGCTGCCGCCGCTTACGACGTGGCGGCTTTAGCTCTTAAAGGCCGAGAAGCCGTCTTAAACTTCCCCGAGTCTGTCGGGAGTTACCCTCTTCCGGTATCCTCCTCCGCAGCTCATATCCGAATGGCTGCGGCTACGGCTGCTGCTACGGTGGGCGCTGAGGCTGCAGCTGCGGCTGCCAATGCGGCTGTGAAGGAAGGTGAAAAAGAAGTTGAGGAAGTTGCCGAGGTGGTGGGATCTTCAGCTATGGAATTTGTGGATGAAGAAGAGCTATTGAACATGCATGGTTTGCTAGAGGAGATGGCGAAGGGGATGATGGTGGCTCCACCGTGGATGGGGTCTCCTCCGTCCGATGATTCGCCGGAGAATTCCCAGGAAGAGAGCCTCTGGAGTTACtga